The Syngnathus scovelli strain Florida chromosome 18, RoL_Ssco_1.2, whole genome shotgun sequence genome contains a region encoding:
- the gpr141 gene encoding probable G-protein coupled receptor 141: MQKMASELTHTIPPVNLTSSLTTSSQNKSMVDEEGHHTLLTIIYTMVLLIGATGLSVMILIMKSRTLSATSIGVLNLIFAHFLFLLTVPFRIYYHTAQRWTLGLGLCRLVSSMVHIHMYITFGIYVVILVTRLLVFYGKAEQCISLPKIYAQAVSVLVWLIVLVTCSCVIYFSYGQSIGDSRAAESNRRCFRFGNNIQSYKLINYIISMLFITVSIVLTGFQANVLLLLYRKHQERWTSQPDFGAQSKSLAFVIIMVVCFIPYHIFRLYYLEHVELQNLNEVFLSLTTFNCVDMLTLLGRRTCSLCFPGKAI, encoded by the exons ATGCAAAAG ATGGCTTCCGAACTAACACACACCATTCCACCTGTGAACCTAACATCCTCATTGACCACAAGTtcccaaaataaaagcatggtGGATGAAGAAGGTCACCACACGCTTCTAACCATCATCTACACCATGGTTCTGCTGATTGGCGCCACTGGCCTGAGTGTCATGATCCTCATAATGAAGTCCAGGACATTATCTGCCACCTCCATCGGTGTTCTCAACCTCATCTTCGCACACTTCCTTTTCCTTCTCACTGTGCCCTTCAGGATCTATTATCACACGGCTCAACGCTGGACCCTCGGCTTGGGCTTGTGCCGATTGGTCAGCAGCATGGTCCACATTCACATGTACATTACTTTTGGCATCTATGTCGTAATCCTCGTCACACGTCTTCTGGTGTTTTACGGCAAGGCTGAGCAGTGCATATCTTTGCCAAAGATTTACGCCCAAGCTGTCAGTGTCTTAGTATGGTTGATAGTGTTAGTCACATGTAGCTGCGTAATCTATTTTTCTTACGGCCAGTCCATTGGTGACAGTAGAGCCGCCGAGAGTAATCGTCGGTGTTTTAGATTTGGCAACAACATCCAATCGTACAAGTTGATCAACTACATCATCAGTATGCTGTTCATAACAGTATCCATAGTGCTGACCGGCTTCCAAGCCAATGTTTTGTTGCTTTTATACAGAAAGCATCAGGAGCGATGGACGTCACAACCAGACTTCGGGGCTCAGTCCAAGAGTCTCGCCTTCGTCATCATCATGGTGGTATGCTTTATTCCATACCATATATTCCGACTCTATTACTTGGAACATGTTGAACTGCAGAATCTCAATGAGGTCTTTTTGAGCTTGACCACCTTTAACTGCGTAGACATGCTCACCCTCTTGGGAAGGAGGACATGCTCATTGTGTTTCCCTGGAAAAGCTATTTAA
- the pign gene encoding GPI ethanolamine phosphate transferase 1, whose protein sequence is MRMITFLVVGLTVHVVFFVSIFDIYFTSPLVYGMTPMATPLSPPASRLVLIVADGLRADSLFTLHPNGSSTAPYLRTIIEERGTWGVSHTHVPTESRPGHVALIAGFYEDVSAVARGWKENPVEFDSVFNESRHTWCWGSPDILPMFAKGASGDHVYTHTYPAEEEDFASTDASRLDSWVFTQVKSLFQSAKSNSTLKASLLQDKNVFFLHLLGIDTNGHAHRPMSQECQRNIGLVDSGVSELVSIIEDFFSNDGRTAFVFTSDHGMTDWGTHGAGHPSETLTPFVAWGAGLQGPHKVTEDQLYKDGYLQDWKLEHLRRVDLNQADIAPLMASLIGVPIPVNSVGVLPVLYLNNSDHFKAQCMYTNAIQILEQFKMKMKQKKETTLSCLFTPYQKLSEPKQAEFIQKARILLQLEKYEDTISLCQALISDALEGLVYYHTYDRFFLGSSVVLGFVGWTSYVVLIILKTHASLNMHPDILKQKSDHTLGRLCVCVSVVISIFLLIQRSPLTYYIYCLLPVPIWYSVFKESNTLKNMIHSAPSLTLWKCFGYFILVAFGIELLVVSFFHRAMLTVGLAVLSLWPMLSGLFEKAKWSCVNWFLSCLCLAAFPLMPVVGREPNMHLVMCAGLLTILVSCCFLWPSRNRTSLHLSDKQQFVIQILHVAMCAFVPFLTHSSLQQKQGLPLVNQIVSWLTLASSIPVPLMSSTRLFYRLLSIFLSLTATYLLLSTGAEALFPPVLSWLMFVWINIEQEAMIAEGSSGRQELSTIDFSANIDISKIRQLKLDDIRRSYFFVFFIITAFFGTGNIASINSFDPTSVYCFLTVFNPFLMGGLMMWKIIIPFIIVMCTFETIQVTTQLSSRSLFLIVLVISDVMALHFFFLVQDYGSWLDIGTSISHYVIVMSMTIFLMLLSVVTHIFTTQRLSLWRSRKMHFP, encoded by the exons ATGAGGATGATCACCTTTTTAGTAGTGGGCCTGACAGTCCATGTAGTCTTCTTTGTGTCCATCTTTGATATCTACTTCACCTCTCCTTTGGTGTACGGGATGACACCCATGGCCACACCATTGAGTCCACCTGCCTCCAGACTGGTGCTGATTGTGGCTGATGGCCTTAGAGCAGACAGCCTCTTCACCCTGCATCCCAATGGCTCATCCACAGCTCCTTACTTGAG GACTATCATTGAAGAACGAGGTACTTGGGGTGTCTCGCACACCCATGTTCCCACTGAGTCTCGTCCTGGCCATGTCGCTCTTATTGCTGGCTTTTACGAGGATGTCAGTGCTGTTGCGAGAG GTTGGAAGGAGAACCCTGTGGAGTTTGACTCTGTGTTTAACGAGAGCAGACATACATGGTGCTGGGGCAGCCCTGATATTCTGCCCATGTTTGCTAAAG GGGCGAGTGGAGATCATGTGTACACCCACACTTATCCAGCAGAAGAAGAGGACTTTGCCTCTACAGATGCATCCAGGCTAGACAGCTGGGTGTTCACTCAAGTCAAA TCACTTTTTCAATCAGCAAAGTCAAACTCCACCTTGAAGGCCAGCCTGCTTCAGGATAAGAACGTCTTCTTTCTGCATCTGTTGGGTATCGACACAAATGGACACGCTCACAGACCAATGTCCCA AGAGTGCCAACGCAATATTGGCCTAGTGGATTCTGGTGTATCTGAACTGGTGTCTATAATTGAAGACTTCTTCAGCAATGATGGCAGAACAGCTTTTGTTTTCACTTCTGATCACGGCATGACCGATTGGG GTACTCATGGTGCAGGTCACCCCTCAGAGACGCTCACCCCTTTTGTGGCTTGGGGGGCTGGACTACAAGGACCCCACAAAGTGACTGAAGATCAACTTTACAAAGATGGCTATTTGCAAG ACTGGAAACTGGAGCACCTCAGAAGAGTTGATCTCAATCAG GCTGACATTGCTCCTCTCATGGCATCTCTAATTGGTGTGCCTATTCCTGTCAACTCTGTC GGAGTATTACCTGTTCTTTACCTGAACAACAGCGACCATTTCAAAGCACAATGCATGTACACTAATGCAATTCAAATTTTGGAGCAGTTCAAG ATGAAAATGAAGCAGAAAAAAGAGACAACGTTGTCTTGTCTTTTTACCCCTTACCA AAAACTGAGTGAGCCTAAGCAAGCAGAATTTATTCAGAAAGCAAGAATACTGCTTCAACTGGAAAAGTATGAAGATACT ATCTCACTCTGCCAAGCTCTGATATCCGACGCCCTCGAAGGCCTCGTTTACTACCACACCTACGACAGGTTTTTCTTGGGTTCCAGCGTGGTGCTGGGATTTGTGGGGTGGACCTCATACGTTGTCCTCATTATTCTAAAGACTCATGCAAGCCTTAACATGCATCCCGACATCCTCAAGCAG AAATCCGATCACACCTTGGGGaggctgtgcgtgtgtgtctcggTGGTGATCAGCATATTCCTGCTCATCCAGAGGAGTCCACTCACTTACTATATTTACTGCCTGCTGCCCGTGCCCATATGGTACTCTGTTTTTAAAGA GTCCAACACACTAAAAAACATGATTCACTCAGCTCCTTCCCTGACATTGTGGAAATGCTTTGGCTACTTTATACTGGTTGCATTCGGCATTGAACTACTG GTGGTGAGTTTTTTCCATCGCGCTATGCTGACAGTGGGTCTGGCTGTCCTGTCTCTTTGGCCTATGCTGTCAGGTCTTTTTGAGAAGGCTAAG tGGAGTTGTGTGAACTGGTTTCTGAGCTGCCTTTGTTTGGCTGCTTTCCCCCTGATGCCAGTTGTGGGAAGAGAGCCTAACATGCATCTGGT GATGTGTGCAGGTCTGCTTACTATCTTGGTATCATGCTGTTTCCTTTGGCCGTCACGGAACAGGACATCACTACACCTAAGTGATAAACAGCAGTTTGTCATACAG ATTCTGCATGTGGCCATGTGTGCATTCGTGCCATTCCTCACACACTCCAGCCTGCAGCAGAAACAGGGTCTGCCACTTGTCAATCAAATCGTCAGTTGGCTCACGTTAG CATCTTCCATACCTGTTCCATTGATGAGCTCCACACGCCTGTTTTACCGGCTTCTCAGCATATTCCTCTCGCTCACAGCCACGTACCTTCTGCTCAGCACTGG GGCCGAAGCTTTGTTCCCTCCGGTGTTGTCTTGGTTGATGTTTGTGTGGATCAACATTGAACAGGAAGCCATGATTGCTGAGGGCAGCTCTGGAAGGCAAGAG CTTTCCACTATTGATTTCTCTGCCAACATTGACATCTCCAAAATTCGTCAGCTGAAGTTGGATGACATCCGCCGATCTTATTTTTTT GTTTTTTTCATAATAACCGCTTTTTTTGGCACAGGCAACATAGCGTCCATCAACAG TTTTGACCCAACGTCTGTTTATTGTTTCCTCACAGTCTTCAACCCTTTCCTTATGGGAGGGTTAATGATGTGGAAG ATCATCATTCCATTCATCATCGTGATGTGCACATTTGAGACCATTCAAGTTACAACACAGCTGTCATCGAGAAG CTTATTTCTGATCGTCTTGGTCATCTCTGACGTGATGGCTCTG cACTTTTTCTTCCTCGTGCAAGACTATGGCAGCTGGTTAGATATTGGAACAAG CATCAGCCACTATGTTATCGTGATGTCAATGACCATCTTCCTGATGTTGCTCAGTGTCGTCACACACATTTTCACCACACAAAGACTGTCTCTGTGGCGGAGCCGCAAGATGCACTTCCCCTGA
- the hnf4g gene encoding hepatocyte nuclear factor 4-gamma isoform X1: protein MHIPDRHRNTENMPTDPSLSCPDGTNSNCAICGDKATGKHYGASSCDGCKGFFRRSIRKSHIYTCRFSRLCVVDKDKRNQCRFCRLNKCFRAGMKKEAVQNERDRISCRRIVPDPQDLPTITVLAQAETLSQQISTPVGIADIREQKSATIADVCDSMRQQLLVLVEWAKYIPSFGELPLDDQVSLLRAHAGEHLLLGMAKRSIPFKDFLLLGNGCVIHRNSPEPEHYRVANRILDELVKPFQEIQIDDNEYAALKAIVFFDPDAKSLRDPSKIKATRLQVQMSLEDYINDRQYDSRGRFGELLLLLPTLQSITWQMIEQLQFIKLCGLAKIDNLLQEMLLGGDNACRRLPSENTHLHHPSHTQLTQEPVTGHTLLISTMPIIHTQQIASPDTPIPSPPQGQAPEMYKHFPQPICPAASPSPSA, encoded by the exons ATGCACATCCCAGACAGGCACAGAAATACAG aaaacatgccaaCAGATCCAAGCTTATCTTGTCCGGATGGGACCAACAGTAACTGCGCCATCTGCGGAGACAAAGCCACAGGGAAACATTACGGCGCCTCCAGCTGTGATGGCTGCAAAGGTTTCTTCAGGCGCTCCATACGCAAGAGCCACATCTACACTTGCAG GTTCAGCAGGCTGTGCGTCGTTGACAAAGACAAGAGGAACCAGTGTCGTTTCTGCAGACTCAACAAATGCTTCCGAGCTGGCATGAAAAAAGAAG CTGTACAAAATGAGCGGGATCGGATCAGCTGTAGAAGAATCGTTCCAGACCCTCAAGACCTTCCGACCATCACAGTTTTGGCCCAAGCTGAAACACTTTCTCAACAG ATCAGCACCCCGGTCGGAATAGCAGACATAAGAGAGCAGAAATCCGCCACTATTGCGGATGTGTGTGACTCTATGAGACAGCAACTATTGGTTTTGGTGGAATGGGCCAAATACATTCCATCCTTCGGGGAACTACCACTGGATGACCAG GTGAGCTTGCTCAGGGCTCATGCGGGCGAACACCTCTTGCTGGGAATGGCCAAAAGGTCAATACCATTCAAGGACTTTCTGCTTTTAG GTAACGGTTGCGTGATACACAGAAACAGTCCAGAACCTGAGCACTACCGGGTTGCAAATCGAATTCTGGATGAGCTGGTCAAGCCTTTTCAGGAGATCCAAATCGATGACAATGAATACGCTGCACTCAAGGCTATTGTTTTCTTTGACCCTG ATGCAAAGTCTTTGCGCGACCCTTCGAAAATCAAAGCCACACGTCTGCAA GTTCAGATGAGTCTGGAAGACTACATTAATGACCGCCAGTATGACTCACGAGGTCGTTTTGGGGAGCTGTTACTCCTCCTGCCCACCCTCCAGAGCATCACCTGGCAAATGATCGAACAACTCCAGTTCATTAAACTTTGTGGTTTGGCCAAGATCGACAACCTGCTGCAGGAGATGTTGCTGGGAGGTGACAATGCATGCCGAC gCTTGCCGTCCGAGAACACACACCTTCACCATCCATCACACACCCAGCTAACTCAAGAACCTGTGACTGGACACACTCTGCTCATCAGCACCATGCCTATTATACACACTCAGCAAATAG CCTCTCCAGACACCCCCATCCCGTCACCTCCTCAAGGTCAAGCCCCTGAGATGTACAAACACTTTCCCCAGCCCATTTGTCCTGCAGCCAGTCCTTCACCTTCCGCATAG
- the hnf4g gene encoding hepatocyte nuclear factor 4-gamma isoform X2 yields the protein MHIPDRHRNTENMPTDPSLSCPDGTNSNCAICGDKATGKHYGASSCDGCKGFFRRSIRKSHIYTCRFSRLCVVDKDKRNQCRFCRLNKCFRAGMKKEAVQNERDRISCRRIVPDPQDLPTITVLAQAETLSQQISTPVGIADIREQKSATIADVCDSMRQQLLVLVEWAKYIPSFGELPLDDQVSLLRAHAGEHLLLGMAKRSIPFKDFLLLGNGCVIHRNSPEPEHYRVANRILDELVKPFQEIQIDDNEYAALKAIVFFDPDAKSLRDPSKIKATRLQVQMSLEDYINDRQYDSRGRFGELLLLLPTLQSITWQMIEQLQFIKLCGLAKIDNLLQEMLLGGLPSENTHLHHPSHTQLTQEPVTGHTLLISTMPIIHTQQIASPDTPIPSPPQGQAPEMYKHFPQPICPAASPSPSA from the exons ATGCACATCCCAGACAGGCACAGAAATACAG aaaacatgccaaCAGATCCAAGCTTATCTTGTCCGGATGGGACCAACAGTAACTGCGCCATCTGCGGAGACAAAGCCACAGGGAAACATTACGGCGCCTCCAGCTGTGATGGCTGCAAAGGTTTCTTCAGGCGCTCCATACGCAAGAGCCACATCTACACTTGCAG GTTCAGCAGGCTGTGCGTCGTTGACAAAGACAAGAGGAACCAGTGTCGTTTCTGCAGACTCAACAAATGCTTCCGAGCTGGCATGAAAAAAGAAG CTGTACAAAATGAGCGGGATCGGATCAGCTGTAGAAGAATCGTTCCAGACCCTCAAGACCTTCCGACCATCACAGTTTTGGCCCAAGCTGAAACACTTTCTCAACAG ATCAGCACCCCGGTCGGAATAGCAGACATAAGAGAGCAGAAATCCGCCACTATTGCGGATGTGTGTGACTCTATGAGACAGCAACTATTGGTTTTGGTGGAATGGGCCAAATACATTCCATCCTTCGGGGAACTACCACTGGATGACCAG GTGAGCTTGCTCAGGGCTCATGCGGGCGAACACCTCTTGCTGGGAATGGCCAAAAGGTCAATACCATTCAAGGACTTTCTGCTTTTAG GTAACGGTTGCGTGATACACAGAAACAGTCCAGAACCTGAGCACTACCGGGTTGCAAATCGAATTCTGGATGAGCTGGTCAAGCCTTTTCAGGAGATCCAAATCGATGACAATGAATACGCTGCACTCAAGGCTATTGTTTTCTTTGACCCTG ATGCAAAGTCTTTGCGCGACCCTTCGAAAATCAAAGCCACACGTCTGCAA GTTCAGATGAGTCTGGAAGACTACATTAATGACCGCCAGTATGACTCACGAGGTCGTTTTGGGGAGCTGTTACTCCTCCTGCCCACCCTCCAGAGCATCACCTGGCAAATGATCGAACAACTCCAGTTCATTAAACTTTGTGGTTTGGCCAAGATCGACAACCTGCTGCAGGAGATGTTGCTGGGAG gCTTGCCGTCCGAGAACACACACCTTCACCATCCATCACACACCCAGCTAACTCAAGAACCTGTGACTGGACACACTCTGCTCATCAGCACCATGCCTATTATACACACTCAGCAAATAG CCTCTCCAGACACCCCCATCCCGTCACCTCCTCAAGGTCAAGCCCCTGAGATGTACAAACACTTTCCCCAGCCCATTTGTCCTGCAGCCAGTCCTTCACCTTCCGCATAG
- the hnf4g gene encoding hepatocyte nuclear factor 4-gamma isoform X3, translating to MIDLLFKGFPMSSMKDVRLSRHKQVHITVGKSERRSVRTTGMKYPAVKSLLDMEVANYSDCLDPSYSTLGFDNADVLYGGGENMPTDPSLSCPDGTNSNCAICGDKATGKHYGASSCDGCKGFFRRSIRKSHIYTCRFSRLCVVDKDKRNQCRFCRLNKCFRAGMKKEAVQNERDRISCRRIVPDPQDLPTITVLAQAETLSQQISTPVGIADIREQKSATIADVCDSMRQQLLVLVEWAKYIPSFGELPLDDQVSLLRAHAGEHLLLGMAKRSIPFKDFLLLGNGCVIHRNSPEPEHYRVANRILDELVKPFQEIQIDDNEYAALKAIVFFDPDAKSLRDPSKIKATRLQVQMSLEDYINDRQYDSRGRFGELLLLLPTLQSITWQMIEQLQFIKLCGLAKIDNLLQEMLLGGLPSENTHLHHPSHTQLTQEPVTGHTLLISTMPIIHTQQIASPDTPIPSPPQGQAPEMYKHFPQPICPAASPSPSA from the exons ATGATCGATCTTTTATTTAAAGGATTTCCTATGTCATCTATGAAAGACGTTAGATTAAGTAGACACAAGCAAGTACACATAACAGTAGGAAAGAGTGAAAGAAGAAGTGTGAGGACAACAGGAATGAAGTATCCAGCTGTTAAATCTCTATTAGATATGGAAGTTGCCAACTACAGTGACTGTTTGGATCCTTCATACAGCACGCTGGGCTTTGACAATGCTGATGTACTTTATGGAGGAGGAG aaaacatgccaaCAGATCCAAGCTTATCTTGTCCGGATGGGACCAACAGTAACTGCGCCATCTGCGGAGACAAAGCCACAGGGAAACATTACGGCGCCTCCAGCTGTGATGGCTGCAAAGGTTTCTTCAGGCGCTCCATACGCAAGAGCCACATCTACACTTGCAG GTTCAGCAGGCTGTGCGTCGTTGACAAAGACAAGAGGAACCAGTGTCGTTTCTGCAGACTCAACAAATGCTTCCGAGCTGGCATGAAAAAAGAAG CTGTACAAAATGAGCGGGATCGGATCAGCTGTAGAAGAATCGTTCCAGACCCTCAAGACCTTCCGACCATCACAGTTTTGGCCCAAGCTGAAACACTTTCTCAACAG ATCAGCACCCCGGTCGGAATAGCAGACATAAGAGAGCAGAAATCCGCCACTATTGCGGATGTGTGTGACTCTATGAGACAGCAACTATTGGTTTTGGTGGAATGGGCCAAATACATTCCATCCTTCGGGGAACTACCACTGGATGACCAG GTGAGCTTGCTCAGGGCTCATGCGGGCGAACACCTCTTGCTGGGAATGGCCAAAAGGTCAATACCATTCAAGGACTTTCTGCTTTTAG GTAACGGTTGCGTGATACACAGAAACAGTCCAGAACCTGAGCACTACCGGGTTGCAAATCGAATTCTGGATGAGCTGGTCAAGCCTTTTCAGGAGATCCAAATCGATGACAATGAATACGCTGCACTCAAGGCTATTGTTTTCTTTGACCCTG ATGCAAAGTCTTTGCGCGACCCTTCGAAAATCAAAGCCACACGTCTGCAA GTTCAGATGAGTCTGGAAGACTACATTAATGACCGCCAGTATGACTCACGAGGTCGTTTTGGGGAGCTGTTACTCCTCCTGCCCACCCTCCAGAGCATCACCTGGCAAATGATCGAACAACTCCAGTTCATTAAACTTTGTGGTTTGGCCAAGATCGACAACCTGCTGCAGGAGATGTTGCTGGGAG gCTTGCCGTCCGAGAACACACACCTTCACCATCCATCACACACCCAGCTAACTCAAGAACCTGTGACTGGACACACTCTGCTCATCAGCACCATGCCTATTATACACACTCAGCAAATAG CCTCTCCAGACACCCCCATCCCGTCACCTCCTCAAGGTCAAGCCCCTGAGATGTACAAACACTTTCCCCAGCCCATTTGTCCTGCAGCCAGTCCTTCACCTTCCGCATAG